The following are encoded in a window of Sulfitobacter sp. S190 genomic DNA:
- the hemN gene encoding oxygen-independent coproporphyrinogen III oxidase: MEQIDHLRRYGLFDAKVPRYTSYPPANHFLPGVGAARQEKWLHAVPNSDEISVYVHIPFCKRLCWFCACRTQGTQTSAPIDAYIETLLAEIRRVRSRLAPGIRMRRLHLGGGTPTILTAHTMDRLLAALFDAFAQSDRFEFSVEVDPTEADPDTLDILASYGLQRASVGVQDFEAAVQEAIGRRQSPAQTRDVIDRLRGDGVRSLNIDLLYGLPRQTEATFRATLDRVRDLQPDRLAIYGYAHVPWMSKRQVMIKDEDLPSPDARFILSEIARDHFETAGYLPVGIDHFARSTDSLARAAQAGTLRRNFQGYTDDDSPTLIGLGASAISYFREGYSQNAPATSAYQSLIHAGGLAGRKGYTMSAHDTLVSDIISDLMCRFVFDKEKLLRTHPDMADTIAETARGLLTFLPDGFATSPERLHLRPPFHPLARIIASRIDLCASPQTEAHSAAI; encoded by the coding sequence ATGGAACAAATCGACCACCTTCGACGCTACGGACTTTTTGACGCGAAAGTCCCCCGCTACACCAGCTATCCCCCCGCCAACCACTTCCTTCCCGGCGTTGGCGCCGCGCGGCAGGAAAAGTGGCTGCACGCGGTCCCAAACAGCGACGAAATATCTGTTTATGTCCACATCCCTTTCTGCAAACGGCTTTGCTGGTTCTGCGCCTGTCGGACCCAAGGCACCCAGACCAGCGCGCCGATAGACGCCTATATCGAAACGCTGCTGGCCGAGATCAGGCGCGTTCGGTCCCGCCTCGCACCGGGTATTCGCATGCGGCGGCTGCATCTGGGGGGCGGCACGCCCACGATCCTGACCGCGCATACGATGGACCGCTTGCTGGCCGCCCTCTTTGATGCCTTTGCACAATCCGACCGCTTCGAATTCTCGGTAGAGGTCGACCCGACCGAAGCGGACCCCGACACTCTCGATATCCTGGCGAGTTACGGGCTGCAGCGTGCAAGCGTCGGCGTGCAGGATTTCGAAGCTGCCGTGCAAGAGGCCATCGGCAGACGCCAAAGCCCCGCCCAGACGCGCGACGTCATCGACAGGCTGCGCGGCGATGGGGTTCGCAGTCTCAACATCGATCTGCTTTACGGATTGCCACGCCAGACGGAGGCAACCTTTCGCGCGACACTAGACCGGGTGCGCGATCTGCAGCCGGACCGGCTGGCGATTTACGGCTACGCGCATGTACCATGGATGTCGAAGCGGCAGGTGATGATCAAGGACGAGGATCTGCCCTCCCCCGACGCGCGTTTCATCCTGTCCGAAATCGCGCGCGACCATTTCGAAACCGCGGGCTATCTCCCCGTCGGGATCGATCACTTCGCCCGCTCCACCGACAGCTTGGCCCGAGCCGCGCAGGCGGGCACCCTGAGGCGGAACTTTCAAGGCTACACCGATGATGACAGCCCCACACTGATCGGCCTCGGCGCCTCCGCGATCTCATATTTCCGCGAAGGATACAGCCAGAACGCACCCGCGACCTCAGCCTATCAATCCCTTATCCATGCGGGCGGATTGGCGGGGCGCAAGGGCTACACCATGTCCGCGCATGACACGTTGGTGTCCGACATTATCTCCGATCTCATGTGCCGGTTCGTCTTCGACAAGGAAAAACTTCTGCGCACGCACCCCGACATGGCCGACACAATCGCAGAAACCGCCCGCGGTCTGCTGACCTTCCTGCCGGACGGATTCGCAACATCCCCCGAGCGCCTGCACCTGCGTCCGCCCTTCCACCCCCTCGCCCGCATCATCGCCAGCCGAATAGACCTCTGCGCAAGCCCACAAACAGAAGCACATTCCGCAGCTATCTGA
- the fnrL gene encoding transcriptional regulator FnrL, with protein sequence MNIEISAPVKCSACPIRHRAVCARCDNAELVALDCIKSYRSFKAGDAILWRGEPLNFVASVVEGVAALSKTLEDGRTQMVGLLLPSDFIGRPGRSEIEFDVTATTDVTLCCFEHRPFEKMVIETPHLSQRLMELALDELDAARDWMLLLGRKTAREKIATFIEMLVRRSRVAELGADAQIPMHLTREQIANYLGLTLETVSRQFNALKKDGIIGFSDRRHFQVTNLAALHDATGDDADGGMIT encoded by the coding sequence ATGAACATTGAAATATCCGCACCGGTGAAGTGCAGTGCCTGTCCAATTCGCCACCGTGCTGTTTGCGCGCGGTGTGATAACGCCGAACTGGTGGCCCTAGACTGCATCAAGAGTTATCGCAGCTTCAAAGCGGGGGATGCGATCTTGTGGCGGGGCGAGCCGCTGAACTTTGTGGCGTCGGTGGTCGAAGGTGTGGCGGCACTTTCCAAAACGCTCGAGGACGGGCGCACACAGATGGTGGGTCTCTTGCTGCCGTCCGATTTTATCGGGCGCCCGGGGCGCAGCGAAATCGAATTCGACGTCACGGCGACGACAGACGTCACATTGTGCTGCTTCGAGCATCGTCCTTTCGAGAAAATGGTGATCGAGACGCCCCACCTGTCGCAGCGGCTGATGGAGCTTGCTCTGGATGAACTGGATGCGGCGCGCGACTGGATGTTGTTGCTGGGCCGCAAGACGGCGCGTGAAAAGATCGCAACCTTTATAGAGATGCTGGTGCGTCGGTCGCGCGTGGCAGAACTGGGGGCCGATGCGCAGATTCCGATGCATCTGACCCGTGAGCAGATCGCGAATTACCTTGGCCTCACGCTGGAAACCGTCAGCCGGCAGTTCAATGCGCTCAAGAAAGACGGGATCATCGGATTTTCTGACCGCCGGCATTTCCAGGTGACAAACCTTGCCGCTTTGCACGACGCGACAGGCGACGATGCCGATGGGGGCATGATTACGTAA
- the ccoN gene encoding cytochrome-c oxidase, cbb3-type subunit I, protein MEYFKLILLGLVAIIAAIASNWGHDLAFRVHGFLIMAIAAGMFIWVLRNTDEPRVMSYDNGNYFDGVIRAGVIATAFWGVAGFLVGTFIAFQLAFPVLNFDWGQPFTNFGRLRPLHTSAVIFAFGGNALIATSFYVVQRTSGTRLWGGNTAWFVFWGYQLFIVLAATGYLLGATQSKEYAEPEWYIDIWLTIVWLAYLAVYLGTIFKRREKHIYVANWFFLSFIITVAMLHVVNNLSIPVSIWGSKSVQVFSGVQDAMTQWWYGHNAVGFFLTAGFLGMMYYFVPKQAGRPIYSYKLSIIHFWALIFLYIWAGPHHLHYTALPDWAATLGMVFSIVLWMPSWGGMINGLMTLQGAWDKLRTDPILRMFVLSLGFYGMSTFEGPMMSIRAVNSLSHYTDWTIGHVHSGALGWNGMITFACLYFLTPKLWGRAQMYSMSAINWHFWLATLGIVLYAASMWVAGITEGLMWREVDDQGFLVNSFADTVSAKYLMYIVRGIGGVLFLSGALVMVWNMFMTIRGAQPATAALPNATPAE, encoded by the coding sequence ATGGAATACTTCAAACTCATTCTTCTGGGTCTTGTGGCGATCATCGCTGCGATAGCCAGCAACTGGGGGCATGATCTGGCCTTCCGGGTGCATGGTTTTCTGATCATGGCGATTGCGGCAGGCATGTTCATCTGGGTGCTGCGCAACACCGACGAGCCGCGCGTGATGAGCTATGACAACGGAAACTATTTTGACGGTGTTATCCGGGCGGGCGTCATTGCGACCGCATTCTGGGGCGTTGCCGGGTTTCTGGTGGGCACGTTCATCGCCTTCCAACTGGCGTTTCCGGTGCTGAATTTCGATTGGGGCCAGCCTTTTACCAACTTCGGCAGACTGCGCCCGCTGCACACCTCTGCGGTGATCTTTGCGTTTGGCGGCAACGCCCTGATCGCAACCTCGTTTTACGTGGTGCAACGCACCAGCGGCACGCGGCTTTGGGGCGGCAATACAGCATGGTTCGTGTTCTGGGGCTACCAGCTTTTCATCGTGCTGGCGGCGACGGGATATCTGCTCGGGGCAACACAGTCCAAAGAATACGCCGAACCCGAATGGTACATCGACATCTGGCTGACGATCGTCTGGCTGGCCTATCTCGCGGTCTATCTCGGCACAATTTTCAAGCGCCGTGAAAAGCATATCTACGTGGCCAACTGGTTCTTCCTGAGCTTCATCATCACGGTCGCCATGCTGCATGTGGTGAACAACCTGTCGATCCCCGTCAGCATCTGGGGCAGCAAATCCGTGCAGGTGTTCTCCGGTGTGCAGGATGCCATGACGCAGTGGTGGTATGGCCACAACGCCGTGGGCTTTTTCCTGACGGCGGGTTTCCTGGGGATGATGTACTACTTTGTTCCCAAACAGGCCGGTCGCCCGATCTACAGCTACAAACTGTCGATCATCCACTTCTGGGCGCTGATCTTTCTGTATATCTGGGCGGGTCCACACCACTTGCATTACACCGCCTTGCCCGATTGGGCGGCGACCCTTGGCATGGTGTTTTCCATCGTGCTGTGGATGCCCAGCTGGGGTGGCATGATCAACGGCCTGATGACGCTGCAAGGCGCGTGGGACAAGCTGCGGACCGATCCGATCTTGCGGATGTTCGTCCTGAGCCTCGGGTTCTACGGCATGTCCACCTTCGAGGGGCCGATGATGTCCATCCGGGCGGTCAATTCCCTGAGCCACTATACAGACTGGACCATCGGTCACGTGCATTCCGGCGCGCTGGGCTGGAACGGCATGATCACTTTTGCCTGCCTTTACTTCCTCACACCGAAACTGTGGGGCCGGGCGCAGATGTATTCGATGTCCGCCATCAACTGGCACTTCTGGTTGGCCACACTGGGTATCGTTCTTTACGCCGCTTCGATGTGGGTCGCTGGGATTACCGAAGGGTTGATGTGGCGCGAGGTCGACGATCAGGGCTTCTTGGTGAACTCGTTCGCCGACACGGTCAGCGCCAAATACCTCATGTACATCGTACGCGGGATTGGCGGGGTGCTGTTCCTGTCGGGGGCGCTGGTGATGGTCTGGAACATGTTCATGACCATCCGCGGGGCACAGCCCGCGACCGCCGCCCTGCCCAACGCAACCCCAGCCGAATAA